From the Natronococcus sp. AD-5 genome, one window contains:
- a CDS encoding dihydrofolate reductase family protein produces the protein MGKVTAWELISLDGVMEKPEEWAYVFHNDEIAEASASEMTDSGALLLGRITYEELSSHWPNQLESDPMANYINNISKFVVSTILEEPLEWNNSTLIDENITKEITELKQESDLDLTIIGSGALVRSLLHDGVLDELMVLVHPLLLGSGKHLFGDRSDHLDLDLVDSRTFSTGVVSLTYRPAGTDEKE, from the coding sequence ATGGGAAAAGTTACTGCCTGGGAGTTGATATCGCTGGACGGCGTCATGGAAAAGCCCGAAGAATGGGCGTACGTCTTTCACAACGATGAAATCGCGGAGGCAAGCGCATCGGAGATGACTGACTCAGGTGCGTTATTACTGGGACGAATAACGTACGAGGAACTCTCCTCCCACTGGCCCAATCAACTAGAAAGCGATCCAATGGCGAACTATATTAATAACATCTCAAAGTTCGTCGTTTCAACAATCCTGGAAGAACCGCTTGAGTGGAATAACTCAACCCTCATTGACGAGAATATTACGAAAGAAATCACTGAGTTAAAGCAAGAATCAGATCTAGATTTAACAATCATCGGTAGTGGTGCTCTCGTCCGGTCGTTGTTGCATGATGGGGTCCTTGACGAACTAATGGTTTTAGTTCATCCCTTGCTCCTCGGGAGTGGTAAGCACCTCTTCGGGGACAGAAGTGATCATCTGGACCTTGATCTGGTAGATTCCAGGACATTTAGTACAGGCGTTGTCTCCCTCACCTACCGACCAGCAGGAACAGACGAGAAGGAATAG